From Neospora caninum Liverpool complete genome, chromosome VIII, a single genomic window includes:
- a CDS encoding putative Tyrosine kinase-like (TKL) protein has product MSADLSKASPLSPLSPRSQPPLSGRRLAHQPERSSSPPASPTEASPASPVLLREERRALEKAALHCCWARGEAMAEGESTGDGARPRDDSREQAEACGFLEELRRLLRLHVFQHSVAKSPSLATDKARLVPRGPRTPAGIRAALCHVAKLLQLRALQRAQTDARTALRLLLVVHRLSLQLPTEILNAPDSPLERLPLLLLQRLHAPRESAPRDGLKGPAQRSLRGNDGGDSVEAGNLRLVAAYAGWLEQKLLVLRDLDLFFSGNWSLESFLRANRLESLPALAAAARDEDAESDVHISPVSVDILERLLQSVLLPALTLCRAFVGQAETPLFPLCAALLYHLADDVWGLFAVCMHFFSLLLARAEERRRRRRAAAPASQPRPAPCGRGQSEQNPATGDKQAEPRRLAAHAGETPREAAANAQLGRRLSSLRPGLIEAVRRLKEAADWCVALSSNIRLLARLRQPPPCLLSLLGDLLHVPPSSFSFSSCLPLGISPIGPNSFLVLRNDHARLLAHLPLPAPSLEDLAAGAPSRGLPSPSSRAAFACSACSSVSCFASWTAFLGGDRAFAFYVLWSVPSPGEARAGTAPTPAMTPGPCEPGAQGGVASSRASPSHMGVSEACAGAREDVARCDSSTGRAADGNRRTRGESGARTVGTRERSRSLSSRSRASSACGRERAGNGSPLSEPRREAGCPSPWVSRDDEAANDAQVNLYRLPPPEDDEPWRMQRSSSSRSRRASGVLAARSPRAGASLASHRRKENRRRDGARGLSSMQQLSGCAQAALPGNRHKNEEHAVACVETSGFETTAAVFPAGFTAEDVFAENPFSPRPSGPLFPPGDEPLFPSSSGQTFPYSSPFADAVQSRFSEEGREGREMKRGGESASPRPARATGRREAAAPARRSGETRGKVGSNFPDDETLHARARCRDIRETCTFSATEKRSCSAGGSSDEPEGPPSAAVASFEEVLLSFTKKGGRRDSSCDATPRALGCSDCSPPPSRRPLRRDSADVARNQTRQGEGKPRSHARPRRGGSCRASRSGSRGAPQQETAEASDSRWLGAGELGPGPDEATTAARAQVNGAPSRHVAFARGGSPPVFPELSPGDDRGTRPRGDLPGCWEGVWRQAGGRTPPSLPHTYSVDIWEDPDVRLSRTPPRETAARDSPRRNSQGEDSPPQAPPHADPRFPSPFLSPQAASPFASARGDSEGTHDRRATARDWPCGSDEGGSGPVAPSGYSPSSPPPTAAGVSRLQSPSPCFTLRQPGQTRAQAFPLGPFQSPAAVPCPRPCPVPSQPYGAGLSAGYPHASGREGSEDCLYFPPPRGPGPECHQPSDLAGFGNPAWIPFVPSGAGAPCGALFFPPTPARSPLQPPWSPALPFADPSGFGASPACLPPFGFAGGSSEPALAHVEEPGHPSPFSPAFSPGFCGAGEAPGRRREASEPPRHPHPRPVAVGSPRFPLDPFGPPEGGSADWSIPLGELRVEEKIGSGASSEVFAGTWRGSEVAIKRVVLPENEMASRAVQDFERELTIMLRLRHPNLVLLMGANLHTRPLFVVTELCAGGSLFDLLHARVFQRLARARPARQRHPRGAEDKNARRESARPQARGAAEAASGSSRLLAGSDCRARERIDGPRQGERRRQGAAGRASRKGPRDRSPSWSSDDGSSDNEDRPVLTWWQKAKIAFDVAKGCAYLHGSRPPIIHRDLKSLNILLTEKIVHRQQVPHAKVADFGLSRITTVAESTHAGEQHASADAYSRPLVANPAFLPAHASPHGHVAATSRTGIVGTYYWMAPEVIAAGTYSEKIDVYSYGIVLYELLSESLPYACPAEEEANGPEQAERRQRFTRSPAWGGCQDGRGGGTRGRDASPRRDSSSSASSCYASTPGDRSSRDSSEDNSSDARRSSRSLHTSSSEASDSPRRCSRRKTDKGKQPRAPFGQLELEPQQMKPRQRAAAAPLSPPEVCRKVVRGERPDLLRIPADCPPPLLELMQACWQQNAARRPSFEAITQILRSFLQKHGAVPRG; this is encoded by the exons ATGTCGGCTGACTTGTCGAAGGCAtcgcctttgtctccgttgtcgcctcgctctcagCCTCCCCTCTCAGGG CGACGCCTCGCGCACCAGCCTGAGcgttcgtcgtctccgccaGCGTCGCCTACGGAGGCCTCGCCTGCATCTCCCGTCTTGCtcagagaggagcggcgagcgCTGGAGAAGGCCGCGTTGCATTGCTGCTgggcgcggggcgaggcgatggcagaaggcgaatccacgggagacggcgcgagacCTCGAGACGACTCGCGCGAGCAGGCGGAGGCCTGTGGCTTTCTGGAGGAgttgcggcgtctcctccgtctccacgTCTTTCAGCATTCGGTCGCAAAGTCACCGTCTCTCGCGACAGACAAAGCCCGACTCGTCCCCAGGGGCCCCCGGACGCCTGCCGGCATCCGTGCGGCGCTCTGCCACGTGGCCAAGTTGCTTCAG CTCCGCGCCTTGCAGCGAGCCCAAACGGACGCTCGCAcggcgctgcgtcttcttcttgtcgtccaccgcctctctctccag CTTCCAACCGAAATTCTGAATGCGCCGGATTCGCCTCTCGAGCGCCTGCCGCTGCTCCtcctccagcgtctccacgcgcctcgcgagagcgcgccgcGAGACGGTCTTAAAGGACCAGCACAGCGAAGCCTTCGCGGGAACGACGGCGGAGACTCCGTCGAAGCGGGGAATCTGCGCCTCGTCGCAGCCTACGCAGGATGGTTGGAGCAGAAGCTGCTAGTTCTAAGAGACTTGgaccttttcttctccg GCAATTGGTCACTGGAGAGCTTTTTGAGGGCAAATCGCCTCGAGAGTCTTCCGGCGCTGGCTGCagcagcgcgagacgaagacgcagagagcgacgtgCACATTTCGCCGGTGTCTGTTGACATCTTGGAGAG GCTGCTCCAGTCCGTTCTCCTCCCCGCCCTGACGctctgccgcgccttcgttggacaggcagagacgcctctgtttcccctctgcGCCGCGCTCCTGTACCACCTAGCGGACGACGTCTGGGGGCTGTTCgcggtgtgcatgcactttttttctctgcttctcgcgcgcgcagaagagcgccggcgccgccgacgcgcggCGGCCCCAGCGTCTCAGCCCCGCCCAGCGCCGTGTGGCCGTGGACAGTCCGAGCAAAACCCCGCGACCGGCGACAAGCAGGCCGAGCCCCGGAGGctcgccgcgcatgcaggcgaaaCCCCGCGGGAAGCCGCCGCGAACGCGCAGCTCGgacggcgcctctccagccTGCGGCCAGGCCTCATCGAGGCAGTCCGCAGGCTGAAGGAAGCAGCGG ACTGGTGCGTTGCGCTGTCGAGTAACATCCGGCtgctcgcgcgtctccgacaGCCACCGCCGTGTCTGCTGTCCCTGCTCGGCGACCTGCTTCATGTGCCCccgtcgtctttctctttttcgtcgtgTCTTCCGCTGGGAATCAGTCCAATCGGGCCGAAttcgtttctcgttctccgcAACGATCACGCGCGGCTCCTCGCgcaccttcctcttcctgcgccgTCCCTCGAAGACCTGGCTGcaggcgcgccttcgcggggactcccttcgccgtcctcgcgcgCGGCCTTCGCGTGCTCCGCGtgctcttccgtttcctgctTTGCCTCCTGGACGGCGTTTCTCGGGGGCGACCGGGCGTTCGCCTTCTACGTTCTCTGGTCGGTTCCCAGCCCTGGCGAGGCTCGCGCCGGGACCGCGCCTACGCCCGCCATGACGCCTGGGCCGTGTGAGCCTGGAGCCCAAGGCGGGGTGGCTTCTTCCCGAGCTTCTCCGTCCCACATGGGGGTTTCAGAGGCGTGCGCCGGAGCGCGGGAAGACGTTGCCAGGTGCGACTCTTCGACAGGCCGCGCCGCGGACGGGAACCGACGCAcccgaggcgagagcggcgctcGGACGGTAGGGACACGAGAGCGCTCgcgttcgctgtcttcgcggtctcgcgcgtcttcggcctgtggacgcgagagagcagggaacggttcgcctctgtcggagccaagaagagaggcaggctgTCCTTCCCCGTGGGTGTCTCgcgacgacgaagcggcGAACGACGCGCAAGTCAATCTCTATCGTCTCCCGCCGCCGGAGGACGACGAACCGTGGAGGATGCAGAGGTCTTCGTCGTCCCGGAGTAGGCGTGCGTCCGGCGTTTTGGCTGCGCGGTCCCCGCGGGCGGGTGCGTCCCTCGCTTCGCatcgaagaaaagagaaccgCAGACGAGACGGAGCACGCGGGCTTTCAAGCATGCAGCAGCTGAGCGGATGCGCGCAGGCTGCTTTGCCCGGCAATCGGCACAAGAATGAGGAACACGCAGTCGCGTGTGTAGAGACGAGCGGGTTCGAGACCACGGCGGCGGTCTTCCCCGCGGGTTTCACGGCCGAGGACGTTTTCGCAGAGAatccgttctcgcctcgaccGTCAGGGCCGCTCTTTCCGCCGGGCGACGAAccgctctttccctcttcctctgggCAGACGTTTCCGTAttcgtctcccttcgctgACGCCGTCCAGTCGCGCTTCtcggaagaaggacgagaaggtcGAGAGATGAAGCGGGGCGGGgagagcgcgtcgccgcggCCTGCGAGGGCCACCGGCCGtcgcgaggccgcggcgCCAGcccgaagaagcggcgagacgcgcggcaaGGTGGGATCGAACTTTCCCGACGACGAGACGCTGCATGCGAGAGCGAGGTGCCGAGACATCCGGGAAACGTGCACCTTTTCCGCAACGGAAAAGCGCAGCTGCTCAGCCGGAGGGTCGTCGGACGAACCCGAAGGCCCGCCGTCGGCAGCTGTCGCGTCCTTTGAAGAAGTCCTCCTATCTTTCACAAAGAAAGGCGGACGCAGGGACTCAAGTTGCGACGCCACCCCAAGGGCCCTCGGCTGCTCCGACTGCTCGCCCCCGCCCTCGAGGCGTCCCctccggagagacagcgcagatGTGGCGAGGAACCAGACTCGGCAGGGCGAGGGGAAGCCCCGGTCGCACGCGAGACCAAGGCGCGGCGGGTCCTGTCGAGCTTCGAGATCGGGGAGTCGCGGCGCTCCCCagcaagagacagcggaagccTCTGACTCCCGTTGGCTTGGCGCCGGCGAGCTGGGACCAGGCCCCGACGAGGCCACTACGGCGGCAAGGGCGCAGGTGAacggcgcgccttcgcggcacGTTGCGTTTGCCCGAGGCGGTTCGCCGCCCGTCTTCCCTGAACTGTCCCCAGGAGACGACAGGGGGACTCGGCCAAGAGGGGATCTCCCGGGTTGCTGGGAAGGTGTCTGGCGACAAGCAGGAGGCAGAACGCCTCCAAGTCTCCCGCACACCTACTCCGTTGACATCTGGGAGGACCCGGACGTCCGGTTGTCGCGCACGCCGCCCCGGGAAACCGCGGCGCGAGACTCGCCGAGACGAAACAGTCAGGGCGAGGATTCGCCCCCGCAGGCCCCCCCACATGCCGACCCCCGTTTCCCCTCGCcatttctgtctccgcaagCTGCTTCCCCGTTCGCGTCGGCCAGGGGCGACTCCGAAGGCACGCACGACCGACGGGCGACAGCCCGTGACTGGCCTTgcggcagcgacgagggaggGTCTGGACCGGTTGCGCCCAGTGGGTactcgccgtcttctccgcctccgacCGCCGCAGGCGTCTCGCGGCTGCAGAGCCCGTCGCCATGCTTCACTCTGCGGCAGCCGGGCCAGACGCGCGCACAGGCCTTTCCTCTTGGGCCTTTCCAGTCGCCGGCGGCAGTCCCCTGTCCCCGGCCGTGTCCGGTCCCGTCGCAGCCGTATGGTGCGGGACTCAGTGCGGGTTATCCGCATGCAAGCGGAAGGGAAGGATCCGAGGACTGTTTGTACTTTCCTCCGCCGCGTGGACCGGGGCCCGAATGCCACCAGCCATCAGATCTCGCGGGTTTTGGAAACCCCGCGTGGATCCCGTTCGTGCCTTCTGGCGCTGGGGCGCCGTGCGgcgctctttttttcccgccgACTCCCGCGCGAAGTCCCCTTCAGCCACCTTGGTCACCAGCTCTGCCGTTCGCGGACCCATCAGGCTTtggcgcgtctcccgcgtgtCTCCCGCCCTTTGGATTCGCGGGCGGGAGCAGTGAGCCTGCGCTGGCGCACGTCGAAGAGCCTGGCCATccgtcgccgttttctccagcgttttctccaggtttctgcggcgccggcgaggcgcctggTCGACGGCGCGAGGCCAGCGAACCTCCCCGCCATCCCCACCCCCGGCCGGTGGCCGTTGGGTCCCCACGCTTTCCCCTGGACCCTTTCGGGCCGCCCGAAGGCGGATCCGCCGACTGGAGCATTCCTCTAGGCGAGCTGCGTGTCGAGGAAAAGATCGGCAGCGGGGCGTCCAGCGAGGTGTTTGCGGGGACGTGGCGGGGGTCGGAAGTCGCCATCAAGCGCGTGGTGCTGCCGGAGAATGAAATGGCCTCGCGCGCCGTCCAGGACTTTGAGCGGGAACTGACGATCATGCTGCGCCTGCGGCACCCGAACCTCGTGCTCCTCATGGGCGCGAATCTGCACACGCGACCGCTCTTTGTCGTCACGGAATTGTGTGCAGGCGGCAGCTTGTTCGATCTTCTTCACGCCCGCGTCTTCCAGAGACTCGCCAGAGCGAGGcccgcgaggcagagacacccgagggGCGCAGAAGACAAGAACGCTCGACGCGAGAGCGCCCGGCCACaagcgcgaggcgcagcCGAAGCAGCGAGCGGGagctcgcgccttctcgcaggGTCGGACTGCCGAGCTCGGGAACGAATCGACGGTCCGCGCCaaggcgagcggcgccgcCAGGGCGCCGCCGGGAGAGCGTCGAGGAAAGGACCGAGAGACAGGTCTCCCTCCTGGTCGTCTGACGACGGCTCGAGCGATAACGAAGATCGGCCGGTCTTGACTTGgtggcagaaggcgaaaatCGCCTTCGACGTCGCAAAAGGCTGTGCCTACCTCCACGGGTCTCGCCCGCCGATCATCCACCGCGATTTGAAATCCCTCAATATTCTTTTAACGGAGAAAATCGTGCATCGCCAGCAGGTTCCCCACGCAAAG GTGGCTGACTTTGGACTGAGTCGCATCACAACCGTCGCGGAGAGTACCCACGCCGGGGAACAGCACGCCTCCGCGGATGCTTATTCGAGGCCGCTCGTCGCCAAtcccgcgtttctgcctgCGCACGCCTCGCCGCATGGCCACGTGGCGGCGACGAGCCGCACCGGCATCGTGGGGACCTACTACTGGATGGCGCCGGAAGTTATAGCCGCGGGCACGTACAGCGAGAAGATCGACGTGTACTCGTACGGGATCGTTTTGTATGAGTTGCTGTCTGAATCTCTCCCGTACGCGTGCCCcgctgaggaagaggcgaacgGACCGGAGCAAGCGGAGCGCCGGCAGCGATTCACGCGCTCACCTGCGTGGGGGGGTTGCCAGGACgggcgcggaggcggaacgcgaggcagggacgCATCACCTCGTCGCGactcctcgtcctccgcttcttcctgctaCGCGTCCACCCCAGGCGACAGGAGCAGCCGAGACAGCTCAGAAGACAACTCAAGCgacgcgcgtcgctcttcgcgctcgctgCACACGTCCAGTTCCGAGGCGTCGGACTCCCCTCGCAGGTGTAGCAGGCGGAAAACCGACAAAGGGAAGCAACCCCGCGCGCCGTTTGGCCAGCTCGAGCTGGAGCCGCAGCAGATGAAGCCAAGGCAacgcgcagccgctgcgccgctctcgccgccggAAGTCTGCAGAAAAGTCGTGCGCGGGGAACGCCCGGATCTCCTGCGTATTCCGGCAGATTGTCCCCCCCCGCTCCT AGAACTAATGCAAGCGTGCTGGCAACAGAACGCGGCTCGGCGGCCTTCTTTCGAGGCGATCACGCAGATCCTGCGCTCCTTCTTGCAGAAACACGGCGCTGTCCCCCGAGGCTGA